One stretch of Synechococcus sp. MU1617 DNA includes these proteins:
- a CDS encoding proline--tRNA ligase, translating to MRVSRLLLVTLRDVPAEAEITSHQLLLRAGYIRRVGSGIYAYLPLMWKVLQKITAVVREEMNRAGAQETLLPQLHPAELWQRSGRWQGYTAGEGIMFHLEDRQGRELGLGPTHEEVITSLAGELLRSYRQLPVNLYQIQTKFRDEIRPRFGLMRGREFIMKDAYSFHASEADLRETYGDMDQAYRRIFERCGLDAVPVDADSGAIGGAASQEFMVTADAGEDLILISDDGQYAANQEKAVSIPSAASPLPDGPEESIPTPGLGSIESLCDAKGWDPSQVVKVLLFVATLDDDTLQPLLVSLRGDQELNPTKVVNAVSRILNKGVLDCRPITPDDNNRQQIDPIPFGSIGPDFSDDVLQGAKTWEPTFLRLADETASELGGFICGSNKPDLHRFNTSWAAIAQKPTSLDLRNARAGDVCTHNPESRLTEKRGIEVGHIFQLGRKYSEAMESRFTNENGKTEPFWMGCYGIGVSRLAQAAVEQHHDDSGICWPTAIAPFEAIVVVANIQDETQAQLGEALYTQLQAAGVDVLIDDRKERAGVKFKDADLIGIPWRIVVGRDASEGTVELVCRSSREVQKLPHAEAVTCLTKALHP from the coding sequence ATGCGCGTCTCCCGCCTGCTGCTGGTGACGCTTCGGGATGTTCCCGCCGAAGCGGAGATCACCTCGCATCAGTTGCTTCTCAGGGCCGGCTACATCCGTCGCGTTGGATCAGGGATCTACGCCTACCTCCCCTTGATGTGGAAGGTGCTTCAGAAGATCACCGCCGTGGTGCGAGAGGAGATGAACCGCGCTGGCGCCCAAGAAACCCTGCTGCCGCAGCTGCATCCTGCTGAGCTCTGGCAGAGGAGTGGCCGCTGGCAGGGCTACACCGCTGGAGAGGGGATCATGTTTCACCTCGAAGACCGACAAGGCAGAGAGCTGGGGCTTGGCCCAACCCATGAAGAAGTGATCACCAGCCTGGCGGGTGAGCTGCTGAGGTCATACCGGCAGCTGCCGGTGAACCTGTACCAGATCCAGACCAAATTTCGCGACGAGATCCGTCCCCGCTTTGGCCTGATGCGAGGCCGCGAATTCATCATGAAGGACGCCTATTCCTTCCATGCCAGCGAAGCGGATCTTCGCGAGACCTACGGCGACATGGATCAGGCCTACCGCCGCATCTTTGAACGTTGTGGCCTGGATGCCGTCCCTGTCGATGCCGATAGCGGAGCGATCGGCGGCGCCGCCTCCCAGGAGTTCATGGTGACGGCGGATGCCGGGGAAGACCTGATCCTGATCAGCGATGACGGCCAATACGCTGCCAATCAAGAAAAGGCTGTTTCGATCCCATCCGCCGCATCTCCTCTCCCTGATGGCCCGGAAGAATCGATTCCAACCCCTGGCTTGGGCAGCATCGAGAGCCTCTGCGACGCCAAAGGCTGGGATCCGAGCCAAGTGGTGAAGGTGCTGCTGTTCGTGGCGACGCTGGACGATGACACCCTCCAACCCCTGCTGGTGAGCCTCCGTGGTGACCAGGAGCTCAACCCGACCAAGGTTGTGAACGCCGTCAGTCGAATCCTGAATAAGGGTGTTCTCGATTGCCGCCCGATCACACCAGACGACAACAACCGTCAGCAGATTGATCCGATCCCCTTTGGATCGATCGGGCCCGACTTCTCCGATGACGTCCTGCAGGGAGCCAAGACCTGGGAGCCAACATTCCTGCGTCTGGCGGACGAAACCGCCAGCGAACTCGGCGGCTTCATCTGTGGTTCCAACAAGCCCGATCTGCACCGTTTCAACACCAGCTGGGCCGCCATCGCGCAGAAGCCGACCAGCCTGGATCTACGCAATGCACGAGCAGGCGACGTCTGTACACACAACCCTGAATCAAGGCTGACGGAAAAAAGAGGCATCGAAGTTGGCCACATTTTTCAGTTGGGCCGGAAATATTCCGAGGCCATGGAGAGCCGTTTCACCAACGAGAACGGCAAGACCGAACCGTTCTGGATGGGTTGCTACGGAATCGGCGTTTCCAGGCTGGCGCAGGCTGCCGTCGAACAGCACCACGACGACAGCGGCATCTGTTGGCCGACCGCCATCGCCCCCTTTGAAGCCATCGTCGTTGTTGCCAACATCCAAGACGAGACCCAGGCCCAGCTTGGGGAAGCGCTCTATACGCAGCTTCAGGCTGCCGGAGTCGATGTGCTCATCGACGACCGCAAAGAACGCGCCGGCGTCAAGTTCAAAGACGCGGATCTGATCGGCATCCCTTGGCGGATCGTGGTGGGACGCGACGCGAGCGAAGGAACCGTTGAACTGGTGTGCCGCAGCAGCCGCGAGGTGCAGAAGCTTCCCCATGCTGAGGCTGTGACCTGCCTGACCAAGGCACTCCACCCCTAA
- a CDS encoding resolvase, protein MFPRSVESVASSVQQATELSMDSAHASAQAEALVGIDDVQKSLNRSRASVYRYTNTDPRNLNPPFNPRKLNPEYRSDQKDPLMFHPNEVARFAKDVLRIKEVTVEVLNSPSTATQQILGSILEELRLIRSQLEASGQSPSDLSARLDQQDRPAA, encoded by the coding sequence ATGTTTCCTCGGTCCGTTGAATCTGTGGCGTCAAGCGTTCAACAAGCGACCGAGCTTTCCATGGATTCAGCCCATGCATCTGCGCAGGCCGAGGCCCTGGTCGGAATCGACGACGTTCAGAAATCCCTTAATCGCTCCCGTGCCTCGGTTTACCGATACACCAACACCGACCCACGCAACCTCAATCCCCCCTTCAACCCCCGCAAGCTGAATCCGGAGTACCGCAGCGATCAGAAAGATCCGCTGATGTTCCACCCAAATGAGGTGGCGCGCTTCGCGAAAGATGTTCTACGCATCAAGGAAGTCACCGTCGAGGTGCTGAACTCTCCCTCAACGGCGACGCAGCAAATCTTGGGATCGATCCTTGAGGAGCTCCGACTGATCCGAAGCCAACTCGAGGCGAGTGGACAATCACCTTCTGACCTGAGCGCACGTCTCGACCAGCAAGACCGGCCCGCCGCTTAA
- a CDS encoding inorganic diphosphatase: MDLHQLSPSPSPGLVNLIVEIPAGSRNKYEYSAEAGVMVLDRVMHSSVRYPFDYGFIPNTLAEDGSPLDAMVIMAEPTFAGCLIKARPIGVLDLHDRGAYDGKILCVPDADPRQDEIRSIRQIAASQLEEVAEFFRTYRTLQGGVVTIDGWRDLDAVQPLLDSCINAAN; encoded by the coding sequence ATGGATCTCCATCAGCTCTCCCCGTCACCTTCGCCAGGATTGGTGAATCTCATCGTGGAGATTCCGGCAGGAAGCAGGAATAAATACGAGTACTCCGCCGAAGCTGGAGTGATGGTCCTCGACCGGGTGATGCACTCTTCAGTGCGTTACCCCTTCGACTACGGCTTTATCCCCAACACGCTGGCGGAGGACGGTTCTCCCCTCGACGCGATGGTGATCATGGCTGAACCCACCTTCGCGGGTTGCCTGATCAAGGCTCGCCCTATCGGTGTGTTGGATCTCCATGATCGGGGTGCTTACGACGGGAAGATCCTTTGTGTTCCCGATGCAGACCCCCGTCAGGACGAGATTCGCAGCATTCGCCAGATCGCGGCATCCCAGCTCGAGGAGGTTGCTGAATTCTTCAGGACGTACCGCACGCTGCAGGGTGGAGTTGTGACGATTGACGGATGGCGCGACCTTGATGCGGTTCAGCCCTTACTTGATTCCTGCATTAATGCAGCCAATTGA
- a CDS encoding 2Fe-2S iron-sulfur cluster-binding protein, producing MPTIRFEQEGQQVGCIEGANLRKAALDAGVNPYKSLNNLNNCSGVGQCGTCVMEVVEGQANLSPRSDVEEVYLADRPANFRLSCRTTVFGDVTVRTRPAEGVGRGSNSLVGAIKSLFGR from the coding sequence GTGCCCACCATCCGATTCGAGCAGGAAGGCCAGCAGGTTGGCTGCATCGAGGGCGCGAATCTGCGTAAGGCTGCACTCGATGCAGGCGTCAATCCCTACAAGAGTCTCAACAACCTCAACAACTGCAGTGGCGTTGGTCAGTGCGGCACGTGTGTGATGGAGGTGGTTGAAGGGCAAGCCAACTTGTCCCCCCGCAGCGACGTCGAGGAGGTTTATCTGGCAGACCGTCCTGCGAACTTCCGTCTGAGCTGCCGTACCACAGTGTTCGGTGATGTCACCGTTCGTACCCGTCCCGCTGAAGGTGTGGGCCGCGGCTCCAACAGCCTTGTTGGTGCGATCAAATCCCTGTTCGGCCGCTGA
- a CDS encoding Spx/MgsR family RNA polymerase-binding regulatory protein encodes MAGTLQVYSYNRCSTCRKALAWLTERGIAHEVHDITLTPPSKVMLAAAHQSLGDRKLLFNTSGQSYRAIGAAAVKALTDDQAMDALAADGKLIKRPFVEVNSSTYLTGFKPDLWESALQG; translated from the coding sequence TTGGCCGGAACCCTCCAGGTTTACAGCTACAACCGCTGCAGCACCTGTCGAAAGGCATTGGCCTGGCTTACCGAGCGAGGCATCGCCCATGAGGTGCACGACATCACCCTGACTCCACCGTCAAAGGTCATGCTGGCGGCCGCTCACCAATCCCTCGGTGACAGGAAGCTGTTGTTTAACACCAGTGGCCAGAGTTATCGCGCCATTGGCGCGGCAGCAGTGAAGGCTCTGACAGATGACCAGGCGATGGATGCCTTAGCTGCAGATGGCAAATTGATCAAACGTCCATTCGTGGAAGTGAATAGCTCCACGTACTTGACCGGCTTCAAGCCTGATCTTTGGGAGTCGGCACTCCAGGGCTGA
- the lepB gene encoding signal peptidase I: MKGRVSAIWEFWAPFLFTVSLYLLLRQFAFEARYIPSGSMLPGLQVGDKLIVEKLSYRSRPPQRGEIVVFNSPSAFDPVWKLEAGQPNPLKCGVVTFPGISWVVDRVLLQRYPECEAWIKRVVGVPGDVVEVNSLGAVSINGTAFNEPYVTNFCSDRDGMIGCKGLYAVVPEDNVVVLGDNRRNSQDARRWPGGPFLPDDQIIGRAVFRFWPPSRIGPLSK, from the coding sequence GTGAAGGGCAGAGTGAGCGCGATATGGGAGTTCTGGGCCCCATTTCTGTTCACGGTTTCGCTTTATCTCCTGCTTCGGCAGTTCGCCTTTGAAGCCCGCTATATCCCTTCGGGATCGATGCTGCCGGGTCTTCAGGTCGGCGACAAGTTGATCGTTGAGAAGCTGTCGTACCGCTCACGACCTCCTCAGCGGGGAGAGATCGTTGTGTTCAATTCTCCCAGTGCCTTCGATCCCGTTTGGAAGTTGGAGGCCGGGCAGCCCAATCCACTCAAGTGCGGCGTTGTCACTTTCCCGGGCATCAGCTGGGTTGTGGATCGTGTGCTGTTACAGCGCTATCCCGAATGTGAGGCCTGGATCAAACGGGTGGTGGGTGTTCCTGGTGATGTCGTGGAGGTCAATAGCCTTGGTGCCGTGAGCATCAACGGCACGGCCTTCAATGAGCCTTACGTCACCAACTTCTGCTCCGATCGCGATGGAATGATCGGCTGCAAGGGCCTGTATGCCGTTGTTCCCGAAGACAACGTTGTTGTTTTGGGCGACAACCGCCGCAACAGCCAGGATGCCCGTCGCTGGCCAGGCGGTCCGTTTTTGCCTGACGATCAGATCATTGGGCGTGCCGTTTTTCGCTTCTGGCCTCCTTCGCGCATCGGTCCGCTCAGCAAGTGA
- a CDS encoding dihydroorotase — protein sequence MNDTLLLDPVRILRGPGHSVQRGAVLIHQGVLVGFDDQARQQALDLGIKASPAPDQLVAPCLVDPHSILETPFSGDQETAVSLRHCAAAGGYGQIALLPRSSSWRDCPERLQGFSLDQDQTASVRLHLWGGFSRGGKADELAPHGDLLEHGAIGLADDDAMVPTTLLERGLLLGEMGRCPVLVAPRDPDLQGEGLVREGVETLRAGWPADPITSETLPLSQLLLLHQRHPERQLRLMNLSTAAAVQQLSGCELPPLSSVSWWHLLTDRSMLASSNPGWRVCPSLGGPGDRQQLIQAVQQRTITAVAVHAVPLDAEDMLLPGDQRPAGLSGHHVVLPALWNALVRPGRWTVEDLWQALSFGPSALIDQPSEQLEQGSRRWLLFDPDQGWTISSHTPGAPRAANIPWLGRELQGRVVACGLTC from the coding sequence ATGAACGACACCTTGCTGCTGGATCCGGTGCGCATCCTGCGTGGCCCCGGACATTCGGTTCAGCGCGGTGCAGTCCTGATCCACCAAGGGGTTCTCGTCGGCTTTGACGACCAGGCCCGGCAGCAGGCCCTCGACCTGGGCATCAAGGCCAGTCCAGCACCGGATCAACTGGTCGCCCCCTGCCTGGTTGATCCCCATTCCATCCTTGAGACCCCCTTCAGTGGGGATCAAGAAACAGCCGTGAGCCTGCGGCACTGTGCCGCAGCAGGGGGCTATGGACAGATTGCCCTGCTTCCCCGCAGCAGCAGCTGGCGCGATTGTCCGGAGCGGCTCCAGGGGTTCAGTCTCGATCAGGATCAGACGGCGTCGGTTCGGCTGCACCTTTGGGGAGGCTTCAGCCGCGGCGGAAAGGCGGATGAACTTGCTCCCCATGGCGATCTTCTCGAACACGGTGCCATCGGACTGGCGGACGATGACGCCATGGTGCCAACCACGTTGCTGGAGCGGGGATTGCTGCTCGGAGAGATGGGGAGATGCCCGGTGCTCGTGGCACCCCGGGATCCAGATCTGCAAGGGGAGGGTCTGGTGCGGGAAGGGGTGGAGACGCTGCGGGCCGGGTGGCCAGCGGATCCGATAACCAGCGAGACCCTTCCCCTCAGCCAGTTGCTGCTGCTGCATCAACGCCATCCGGAACGACAACTGCGGCTGATGAACCTCTCCACGGCAGCGGCGGTGCAGCAACTTTCAGGCTGCGAGTTACCCCCCTTAAGCAGCGTGAGCTGGTGGCATCTTCTGACCGACCGCAGCATGCTGGCCAGCAGCAACCCGGGCTGGCGTGTTTGCCCATCTCTCGGTGGCCCAGGCGACCGCCAGCAGTTGATCCAGGCCGTTCAGCAGCGAACGATTACTGCCGTAGCTGTCCACGCTGTGCCTCTTGATGCAGAGGACATGCTGTTGCCAGGTGACCAGCGCCCCGCAGGCCTCAGCGGCCACCATGTGGTGCTTCCTGCGCTGTGGAATGCCCTGGTGCGGCCTGGACGCTGGACCGTGGAAGATCTTTGGCAGGCCCTCAGCTTTGGGCCGTCGGCGCTGATCGACCAGCCCTCTGAACAGCTTGAACAGGGCAGCCGGCGCTGGCTGCTGTTCGATCCCGATCAAGGCTGGACCATCAGCAGCCACACCCCTGGAGCACCGCGTGCTGCCAACATCCCCTGGCTGGGCCGGGAGCTTCAGGGACGCGTTGTGGCCTGTGGCCTCACTTGCTGA
- a CDS encoding histidine phosphatase family protein: MPLRLLLVRHGLSSFNKERRIQGRDDLSNLSEEGHEQARALGRSLQDVSIQAIYSSPLQRAAATTASLLEAKGGQTPGPVFDDGLLEVDLEPWSGQTIDELKQGSTEAYKIWKQRPMELELQRRDGSSYKPLPELMEQARGFISNLLERHPANGNDTVLVVAHNAILRCLMLVLLGEPDHGFRRLRVDNTSLSIFNLRPGENGPQVQIECLNSTTHLQPLPEKGKNARLILVRHGETDWNKAGRFQGQIDIPLNENGRRQAAAARDFLKDIPIDRAWSSTLSRPTETAQIILEAHPDVPLTQIDGLVEIGHGLWEGKLESEIRDGWSELLDTWKRAPETVQMPEGETIQDVWARSVRSWGEIAGELKPEETVLVVAHDAVNKTILCDLLGLTPADIWAVKQGNGGVTVVDIAADPGQPAVVTCLNLTSHFGSVIDRTAAGAL, translated from the coding sequence GTGCCCCTTCGTCTTCTTCTGGTCCGCCACGGTCTCAGCAGTTTCAACAAGGAACGGCGCATCCAGGGCCGCGATGATCTCTCGAACCTCAGCGAGGAGGGGCATGAACAGGCCAGGGCCCTGGGCCGCTCGCTCCAGGACGTGAGCATCCAGGCCATCTACAGCTCTCCCTTGCAGAGGGCGGCCGCAACCACTGCGAGCCTGCTGGAGGCCAAAGGCGGGCAGACACCGGGTCCCGTCTTTGACGACGGACTGCTGGAAGTGGATCTGGAGCCCTGGTCCGGCCAGACCATCGACGAGCTAAAGCAAGGCTCAACGGAGGCCTACAAGATCTGGAAGCAGCGGCCCATGGAGCTGGAGCTCCAGCGTCGTGATGGTTCGAGCTACAAACCACTGCCTGAACTGATGGAACAGGCGCGGGGCTTCATCAGCAACCTGTTGGAGCGCCACCCCGCCAACGGCAACGACACGGTGCTGGTGGTGGCCCACAACGCCATCCTGCGCTGCCTGATGCTGGTGTTGCTGGGGGAACCCGACCACGGCTTCCGTCGTCTCCGCGTCGACAACACCTCCCTTTCCATCTTCAATCTCCGGCCGGGAGAGAACGGCCCCCAGGTGCAGATCGAATGCTTGAACAGCACCACACATCTGCAACCCCTGCCGGAGAAGGGCAAAAACGCCAGGCTGATTTTGGTGCGACACGGCGAGACCGACTGGAACAAAGCCGGGCGCTTCCAGGGACAGATCGATATTCCGCTCAATGAGAACGGTCGCCGTCAAGCCGCGGCCGCCCGCGATTTCCTCAAAGACATCCCCATCGATCGGGCCTGGAGCAGCACTCTTTCGCGCCCAACCGAAACGGCCCAGATCATTCTCGAGGCGCATCCCGATGTGCCCCTGACTCAGATCGACGGACTGGTGGAGATCGGACACGGTCTCTGGGAAGGCAAGCTCGAATCCGAGATCAGAGATGGCTGGTCGGAGCTGCTGGACACCTGGAAACGGGCTCCGGAAACCGTGCAGATGCCTGAGGGGGAAACCATCCAGGACGTGTGGGCCCGTTCCGTCCGGAGCTGGGGAGAGATCGCTGGCGAGCTGAAGCCTGAGGAAACGGTGCTGGTGGTGGCCCACGACGCCGTCAACAAAACGATCCTCTGCGATCTGTTGGGGCTGACCCCGGCCGACATCTGGGCCGTCAAACAGGGCAACGGTGGCGTCACGGTGGTCGACATTGCCGCTGATCCAGGCCAGCCTGCAGTGGTGACCTGCCTCAACCTCACCTCCCATTTCGGAAGCGTGATTGACCGAACGGCAGCAGGCGCTCTTTGA
- a CDS encoding type II CAAX endopeptidase family protein, protein MPSSPQPVSPHWKGLLAALSLALAGFIWLSGLIDSLSRPSVAPALSLQQQELTLLAEPAVPPPLRDALLGESPRDALLKALEGISSEERNERQQQMLLLLQGQGSASADLARGADDPLFQQLHCEAGTSDPTLCIDAAAAGKAAFRLALSTVLPLVTALLGGLLLFGQAWRWLRGRLMAWPDVQGPALTLVDMALLVAGGFVVISAVGVPLVAFPLVGALTAGLGSPRREAVSVVINYAVMALPSLLILWRQVRSLPKERAPLGGWMQWRVRPLLSALRDALAGWLMVTPVVMLTGWLLVRLVGDPGGSNPLLELVLGSRDPLALALLALTAVVLAPLFEETIFRGALLPVLATRLGPLPGVLLSGLLFAMAHISVGELAPLTVLGVGLGLVRLRSGRLWPSVLMHGLWNAVTFLNLLLL, encoded by the coding sequence GTGCCCAGTTCCCCACAACCGGTTTCCCCGCACTGGAAGGGACTTCTGGCGGCCTTGTCCCTCGCTTTGGCTGGTTTTATCTGGTTATCGGGCTTGATTGACAGCCTTTCGCGACCTTCGGTGGCACCTGCCCTGAGCCTTCAGCAGCAGGAGTTGACGCTTCTTGCTGAACCAGCGGTGCCGCCCCCGTTGCGGGATGCCCTCCTGGGGGAGTCGCCGCGGGATGCCCTGCTCAAGGCCCTGGAGGGAATCAGCTCAGAGGAGCGGAATGAGCGGCAACAACAGATGCTCCTGTTGTTGCAGGGCCAAGGTTCCGCATCAGCGGACCTTGCACGCGGCGCCGATGATCCTTTGTTCCAGCAGCTGCATTGCGAAGCGGGCACCTCTGATCCCACGCTCTGCATCGATGCTGCAGCCGCGGGGAAAGCGGCGTTCCGTTTGGCCCTCAGCACGGTGCTGCCCCTGGTGACGGCCCTGCTCGGGGGCCTGCTGCTGTTTGGTCAGGCCTGGCGTTGGCTGCGAGGCCGGCTGATGGCCTGGCCCGATGTTCAGGGGCCGGCGCTGACCCTGGTCGACATGGCGCTGCTGGTGGCGGGTGGCTTCGTGGTGATCAGTGCTGTTGGCGTTCCGCTGGTGGCGTTCCCGTTGGTGGGTGCACTGACGGCGGGGCTTGGCAGCCCTCGTCGCGAAGCCGTCAGCGTGGTGATCAACTACGCCGTGATGGCCTTGCCGAGCCTGCTGATCCTTTGGCGGCAAGTGCGTTCGCTGCCCAAGGAGAGGGCACCGCTGGGGGGATGGATGCAGTGGCGCGTGCGTCCGCTGCTCTCAGCTCTGCGCGATGCGCTGGCGGGCTGGTTGATGGTGACCCCGGTGGTGATGCTCACGGGGTGGTTGCTCGTGCGCCTGGTGGGGGATCCCGGGGGCAGCAATCCGCTGTTGGAGTTGGTGCTGGGCAGCCGTGATCCGCTTGCGCTGGCCTTGCTTGCTCTCACTGCGGTTGTGCTGGCGCCGCTGTTTGAGGAGACGATTTTCCGCGGTGCCTTGCTGCCGGTGTTGGCGACCCGGCTCGGTCCCCTCCCGGGGGTCCTGCTCAGTGGCCTGTTGTTTGCCATGGCCCACATCAGTGTTGGCGAGTTGGCACCGCTCACTGTGTTGGGAGTTGGGCTTGGCTTAGTGCGGCTCCGTAGCGGACGCCTGTGGCCCTCGGTGCTGATGCATGGGCTGTGGAACGCCGTGACTTTCCTGAATCTGCTGCTGCTCTGA
- a CDS encoding penicillin-binding protein 2 — protein sequence MTRLSGHRPVRSRRSRARVVPLTQVPPKRLWIIFLILAAGLMGLVGRMAWLQLVQAPDLEQRARQLQTQRTQPLGQRRPIVDRTGRLVAMDEKRFRLWAHPRYFNMPGDAPNLVRPAKDVAEVLADPLARPVPALLKAMGTQASGIKLAEELDPETADRIRALGISGLDLEAYPQRVYPQASLFANVVGFLNAERQPQAGLEQSRDGDLARHEQTRYLRRGADGTPLPANLAPGAFYGDDLRLQLTLDSRLQQVALKALAEQVAKWKAQKGAAIVMDATNGELLVLASTPTYDPNRYWDFPTGRFREWSVQDLYEPGSTFKPINLALALQDGAIQATDRVNDVGKLMIGGWPINNHDKKAHGLVDFATVLQVSSNVGMVQAMRRLDDDAYWNWMERLGINQRPDTDLPGAVAGQLKSKKQFTSQPIEPATTAFGQGFSLTPLKLVQLHGMLANGGKLISPHITRGFRSGDALAPAAAPSGQPLLNPEVTRTVLQWMESVVDQGSGKGVKTPGYRIGGKTGTAQKALNGIYLPGAKICSFVATLPIEDPRYVVFVVVDEPQGEHAYGSTVAVPVAKQIIDALLVVERIAPSKPAELNKLLNS from the coding sequence ATGACGCGGCTGTCCGGGCATCGACCCGTCCGTTCGCGGCGTTCCCGCGCGCGGGTCGTTCCTCTGACCCAAGTTCCCCCAAAGCGGCTTTGGATCATTTTCTTGATCCTGGCGGCAGGCCTGATGGGGTTGGTGGGCCGCATGGCCTGGTTGCAGTTGGTGCAAGCCCCCGACCTGGAGCAGCGTGCCCGTCAGCTGCAAACGCAGCGCACCCAACCCTTGGGACAACGGCGTCCGATTGTCGATCGCACCGGCCGCCTGGTCGCGATGGATGAAAAGCGGTTCCGGCTCTGGGCCCATCCCCGTTACTTCAACATGCCGGGAGATGCCCCAAATCTCGTCCGTCCTGCCAAGGATGTAGCGGAGGTGTTGGCCGATCCCTTGGCTCGTCCCGTGCCTGCGCTTCTGAAGGCCATGGGAACCCAGGCCTCGGGGATCAAATTGGCTGAGGAGCTGGATCCGGAGACGGCCGATCGCATCCGTGCCCTTGGAATCAGCGGCCTGGATCTGGAGGCCTATCCCCAGCGGGTGTATCCCCAGGCGTCGTTGTTTGCCAACGTTGTGGGCTTTCTCAATGCGGAGCGGCAACCTCAAGCGGGTCTTGAGCAGAGCCGTGATGGTGATCTAGCTCGCCATGAGCAAACCCGATACCTCCGCCGCGGCGCTGATGGCACGCCATTGCCGGCCAACCTCGCCCCGGGTGCTTTCTATGGCGATGATTTGCGCCTGCAGCTGACGCTGGATTCGAGGCTCCAGCAGGTGGCACTCAAAGCTCTCGCTGAGCAGGTTGCCAAGTGGAAAGCCCAGAAGGGTGCCGCGATCGTGATGGATGCCACCAACGGTGAGCTGTTGGTGCTGGCATCGACACCCACCTATGACCCCAACCGCTACTGGGATTTCCCCACCGGGCGGTTTCGGGAATGGTCCGTTCAGGATCTCTATGAACCGGGGTCGACGTTCAAGCCGATCAATCTGGCTCTGGCACTTCAGGACGGCGCAATTCAGGCGACGGATCGGGTGAATGACGTGGGCAAGCTGATGATCGGTGGTTGGCCGATCAACAACCACGACAAAAAAGCTCATGGTTTGGTGGATTTCGCCACCGTCCTGCAGGTGTCAAGCAACGTCGGCATGGTCCAAGCCATGCGCCGTCTTGACGACGATGCCTACTGGAACTGGATGGAGCGTCTTGGCATCAATCAGCGTCCCGACACCGACCTCCCCGGAGCGGTGGCCGGACAGCTCAAGAGCAAGAAGCAGTTCACCAGTCAGCCGATCGAGCCGGCGACGACGGCCTTTGGTCAGGGGTTTTCGCTGACGCCGCTCAAGCTGGTGCAGCTTCACGGGATGCTGGCCAACGGTGGCAAGTTGATCAGTCCCCACATCACCCGTGGCTTCCGCTCGGGTGATGCCTTGGCTCCGGCGGCGGCACCCAGTGGTCAGCCGTTGCTGAACCCGGAGGTCACGCGCACGGTGCTTCAGTGGATGGAATCTGTGGTGGATCAGGGCAGTGGCAAGGGTGTGAAAACGCCCGGCTACCGAATTGGTGGCAAAACGGGAACAGCGCAGAAGGCCCTGAATGGGATCTATCTGCCAGGAGCCAAGATCTGCAGCTTTGTAGCGACCTTGCCGATTGAGGATCCCCGTTACGTGGTGTTTGTGGTGGTGGATGAGCCCCAAGGTGAACACGCTTATGGCTCCACCGTGGCCGTTCCTGTCGCCAAGCAGATCATTGATGCCTTGCTGGTTGTTGAGCGCATTGCTCCCTCAAAACCTGCTGAATTGAACAAGCTTTTGAACAGCTGA